Proteins from a genomic interval of Rosa chinensis cultivar Old Blush chromosome 2, RchiOBHm-V2, whole genome shotgun sequence:
- the LOC112188107 gene encoding fatty acid amide hydrolase isoform X1, which translates to MGLFKSEARVVYEPASRVDVSPASSEVYLRANVKAPRMAGFLAKLFAWFLESRIFGTMLLYILKRDNLIHKLVTNAELEESPVYVPLHPFDEIEEQDVKHVGSDLSPPELVQQAIECLPVSFDKELNGSNSSFRYWTISDYSRAYKSGEITPKLVAERLIAAIHESSNPLFKMSFFINYNTEDILKQATESTLRYEKGVPISALDGIPIAIKDEIDCRPYPTTGGTKWLHKFRPCTDDACCVKCLRQCGAILIGKTNMHELGAGTSGINPHYGATRNPHDPSKISGGSSSGSAAVVASGLCPVALGVDGGGSVRMPAALCGVVGLKPTFGRVPHSGVLPLNWTVGMVGILAGTVEDALIVYAAIIAQISPNQPTLSPKVYFPLLNSAKPISDIKLAKYGEWFNDCSDEIRECCTNALDRLHKQYGWKTVEVTIPEIEVMRLAHYLTIGSECSTSLSSHLEKLDFKELGWDVRVGLAVYGAFSSKEYIQAQRIRNRQMQFHKNLFSHADVIVSPTVGVTAYPILDDALKTGELDYINGAALVRYSISGNFLGLPAVTIPVGYDKSGLPIGLQLIGKPWSEPTLIHIAFAVQNLYVADCRKPQVYYNLLNTN; encoded by the exons ATGGGGTTGTTCAAGAGCGAGGCTCGTGTGGTTTACGAGCCGGCGAGCCGAGTTGATGTCAGTCCGGCCAGTTCTGAGGTCTACTTGCGAGCCAATGTCAAAG CTCCTCGTATGGCTGGATTTCTGGCCAAATTGTTCGCCTGGTTTTTGGAATCGCGGATCTTTGGGACCATGTTGTTGTACATATTGAAAAGAGATAACTTGATCCATAAG TTGGTTACAAATGCTGAGCTCGAGGAATCACCGGTCTATGTTCCCTTACATCCTTTTGATG AGATTGAAGAACAAGATGTCAAACATGTAGGGTCTGACTTGTCACCACCTGAATTGGTTCAACAGGCAATTGAATGTTTACCTGTATCCTTTGATAAGGAATTAAATGGTTCAAACTCTTCTTTCCGTTATTGGACAATATCAGATTATTCAAGAGCCTACAAGTCTGGAGAAATAACACCTAAATTG GTTGCAGAGCGTCTTATAGCTGCCATCCACGAGTCTTCTAATCCACTATTTAAGATGTCATTCTTTATTAATTACAACACTGAAGACATTCTAAAGCAAGCAACTGAATCAACTCTGCGGTATGAAAAAG GTGTGCCTATTTCAGCCCTAGATGGGATCCCAATTGCTATCAAGGATGAAATAGACTGCAGACCGTATCCAACTACTG GTGGAACGAAGTGGCTTCACAAATTCAGACCTTGTACAGATGACGCGTGCTGTGTCAAGTGCCTCCGACAATGTGGTGCCATACTTATTGGGAAAACCAATATGCATGAACTTGGAGCTGGTACAAGTGGGATAAATCCGCATTATGG GGCAACTAGAAATCCACACGACCCCAGCAAAATCTCTGGGGGTTCTTCTAGTGGATCTGCTGCAGTGGTCGCCTCTGGATTATGCCCTGTTGCTCTTGGTGTTGATGGAGGAG GATCTGTGCGGATGCCAGCAGCTCTTTGTGGTGTTGTAGGTTTAAAACCAACGTTTGGCCGAGTACCTCATTCTGG TGTTCTTCCTCTGAATTGGACGGTCGGGATGGTTGGAATACTAGCAGGCACTGTTGAGGATGCTTTAATAGT TTATGCGGCAATCATTGCCCAAATTTCGCCAAATCAACCCACATTATCC CCCAAAGTATATTTTCCTCTACTGAACTCAGCAAAACCTATATCGGATATCAAATTGGCAAAATATGGTGAG TGGTTTAATGATTGCAGTGATGAGATCAGGGAATGCTGTACCAATGCCCTAGACAGGCTTCACAAGCAATATGGTTGGAAG ACTGTAGAGGTGACCATACCAGAGATAGAGGTGATGCGGTTGGCACATTACTTGACAATTGGATCAGAGTGTAGCACTTCGCTTAGCTCTCATCTAGAAAAGTT ggatttcaaagaattaggGTGGGATGTAAGGGTAGGACTTGCTGTGTATGGTGCTTTCAGCAGTAAGGAGTATATACAGGCTCAGAGAATTAG GAACCGTCAGATGCAATTTCACAAGAATTTGTTTTCTCATGCAGATGTCATTGTTTCCCCAACAGTAGG GGTAACTGCATACCCAATTTTGGATGATGCTCTCAAGACTGGAGAACTTGACTATATAAATGGAG CTGCACTTGTTCGATATTCCATATCCGGAAATTTTTTGGGACTACCAGCAGTGACTATTCCG GTTGGATACGATAAATCAGGTCTGCCAATTGGTCTTCAGTTGATTGGAAAACCATGGTCTGAACCAACATTAATTCACATAGCCTTTGCAGTGCAG AACCTTTATGTCGCTGATTGCAGAAAGCCCCAGGTCTATTATAATTTGCTGAATACAAATTAA
- the LOC112188107 gene encoding fatty acid amide hydrolase isoform X2, translating into MSVRPVLRSTCEPMSKLVTNAELEESPVYVPLHPFDEIEEQDVKHVGSDLSPPELVQQAIECLPVSFDKELNGSNSSFRYWTISDYSRAYKSGEITPKLVAERLIAAIHESSNPLFKMSFFINYNTEDILKQATESTLRYEKGVPISALDGIPIAIKDEIDCRPYPTTGGTKWLHKFRPCTDDACCVKCLRQCGAILIGKTNMHELGAGTSGINPHYGATRNPHDPSKISGGSSSGSAAVVASGLCPVALGVDGGGSVRMPAALCGVVGLKPTFGRVPHSGVLPLNWTVGMVGILAGTVEDALIVYAAIIAQISPNQPTLSPKVYFPLLNSAKPISDIKLAKYGEWFNDCSDEIRECCTNALDRLHKQYGWKTVEVTIPEIEVMRLAHYLTIGSECSTSLSSHLEKLDFKELGWDVRVGLAVYGAFSSKEYIQAQRIRNRQMQFHKNLFSHADVIVSPTVGVTAYPILDDALKTGELDYINGAALVRYSISGNFLGLPAVTIPVGYDKSGLPIGLQLIGKPWSEPTLIHIAFAVQNLYVADCRKPQVYYNLLNTN; encoded by the exons ATGTCAGTCCGGCCAGTTCTGAGGTCTACTTGCGAGCCAATGTCAAAG TTGGTTACAAATGCTGAGCTCGAGGAATCACCGGTCTATGTTCCCTTACATCCTTTTGATG AGATTGAAGAACAAGATGTCAAACATGTAGGGTCTGACTTGTCACCACCTGAATTGGTTCAACAGGCAATTGAATGTTTACCTGTATCCTTTGATAAGGAATTAAATGGTTCAAACTCTTCTTTCCGTTATTGGACAATATCAGATTATTCAAGAGCCTACAAGTCTGGAGAAATAACACCTAAATTG GTTGCAGAGCGTCTTATAGCTGCCATCCACGAGTCTTCTAATCCACTATTTAAGATGTCATTCTTTATTAATTACAACACTGAAGACATTCTAAAGCAAGCAACTGAATCAACTCTGCGGTATGAAAAAG GTGTGCCTATTTCAGCCCTAGATGGGATCCCAATTGCTATCAAGGATGAAATAGACTGCAGACCGTATCCAACTACTG GTGGAACGAAGTGGCTTCACAAATTCAGACCTTGTACAGATGACGCGTGCTGTGTCAAGTGCCTCCGACAATGTGGTGCCATACTTATTGGGAAAACCAATATGCATGAACTTGGAGCTGGTACAAGTGGGATAAATCCGCATTATGG GGCAACTAGAAATCCACACGACCCCAGCAAAATCTCTGGGGGTTCTTCTAGTGGATCTGCTGCAGTGGTCGCCTCTGGATTATGCCCTGTTGCTCTTGGTGTTGATGGAGGAG GATCTGTGCGGATGCCAGCAGCTCTTTGTGGTGTTGTAGGTTTAAAACCAACGTTTGGCCGAGTACCTCATTCTGG TGTTCTTCCTCTGAATTGGACGGTCGGGATGGTTGGAATACTAGCAGGCACTGTTGAGGATGCTTTAATAGT TTATGCGGCAATCATTGCCCAAATTTCGCCAAATCAACCCACATTATCC CCCAAAGTATATTTTCCTCTACTGAACTCAGCAAAACCTATATCGGATATCAAATTGGCAAAATATGGTGAG TGGTTTAATGATTGCAGTGATGAGATCAGGGAATGCTGTACCAATGCCCTAGACAGGCTTCACAAGCAATATGGTTGGAAG ACTGTAGAGGTGACCATACCAGAGATAGAGGTGATGCGGTTGGCACATTACTTGACAATTGGATCAGAGTGTAGCACTTCGCTTAGCTCTCATCTAGAAAAGTT ggatttcaaagaattaggGTGGGATGTAAGGGTAGGACTTGCTGTGTATGGTGCTTTCAGCAGTAAGGAGTATATACAGGCTCAGAGAATTAG GAACCGTCAGATGCAATTTCACAAGAATTTGTTTTCTCATGCAGATGTCATTGTTTCCCCAACAGTAGG GGTAACTGCATACCCAATTTTGGATGATGCTCTCAAGACTGGAGAACTTGACTATATAAATGGAG CTGCACTTGTTCGATATTCCATATCCGGAAATTTTTTGGGACTACCAGCAGTGACTATTCCG GTTGGATACGATAAATCAGGTCTGCCAATTGGTCTTCAGTTGATTGGAAAACCATGGTCTGAACCAACATTAATTCACATAGCCTTTGCAGTGCAG AACCTTTATGTCGCTGATTGCAGAAAGCCCCAGGTCTATTATAATTTGCTGAATACAAATTAA